One Cryptomeria japonica chromosome 9, Sugi_1.0, whole genome shotgun sequence genomic window carries:
- the LOC131858273 gene encoding phospholipase A1-Igamma2, chloroplastic-like — MSSTFSMTLVQSASPTDCNLAFQINSTLPSPAHLVSNKNGEQGSQSQHLCDMWRDIQGAHNWNGLLDPMDPILKSEVLRYGNMAKVCYDAFDGESSSKHYGECKYSKTSLFDKMGMSECGYRATKYIYANTNVLAAPFVEKAKDRAVWLGFIAVCESEKEIRRLGRRDIVVAWRGTQTTQEWIQDLRDFLIPARLSYKCERTSKDHGAAIAIANDGVRIETGFLSCYTSIISHEDSKGKSVNKSARGLVNAEIRRLLNVYKNEIDNLSITFTGHSLGAALTTLSAYDTKNILKANCYNNIPVTVFSFASPRVGNLSFAKKVEDIGLKVMRLVNKGDVVPKVPGVFMNEKMGFLSRWLSWLPWTYFHVGVEVSLGNNSSSHQKSVAYYHHLEVYLRLLAGCKEDNN, encoded by the coding sequence ATGAGTTCTACATTTTCTATGACCTTAGTGCAATCTGCTAGCCCAACAGATTGTAATTTAGCTTTCCAAATAAACTCAACACTACCAAGTCCAGCCCATCTTGTTAGCAATAAAAATGGAGAACAAGGAAGCCAATCTCAGCATCTGTGTGATAtgtggagagatatacaaggtgcCCACAACTGGAATGGTTTGCTTGATCCCATGGATCCCATTCTCAAATCTGAAGTGCTGAGGTATGGAAACATGGCAAAGGTTTGTTATGATGCATTTGATGGTGAAAGTAGTTCTAAACATTATGGCGAGTGCAAGTACAGTAAAACATCACTGTTTGACAAGATGGGCATGTCTGAATGTGGCTACCGAGCAACTAAATATATATACGCTAATACTAATGTATTGGCTGCACCTTTTGTTGAAAAAGCCAAAGACAGGGCTGTTTGGTTAGGGTTTATTGCAGTCTGCGAGAGTGAAAAGGAGATTAGAAGGCTTGGAAGACGAGATATTGTAGTTGCATGGCGAGGAACCCAAACAACTCAAGAATGGATACAAGATCTCAGGGATTTTCTTATACCAGCTAGATTATCTTATAAGTGTGAAAGAACAAGCAAAGACCATGGAGCAGCAATTGCAATAGCAAATGATGGAGTTCGTATTGAAACTGGATTCCTGAGCTGTTATACTTCCATCATCAGTCATGAAGATTCTAAGGGAAAATCTGTCAACAAGAGCGCCAGAGGTTTGGTGAATGCAGAGATAAGGAGATTGCTCAATGTTTACAAGAATGAGATCGACAATTTAAGCATAACTTTTACTGGACACAGCTTGGGAGCTGCGCTCACAACACTGAGTGCTTATGACACCAAAAATATCCTTAAAGCTAACTGTTATAATAATATACCTGTAACAGTGTTTTCCTTTGCCTCGCCAAGAGTAGGAAATCTTTCATTTGCCAAAAAGGTAGAAGATATTGGCCTCAAGGTTATGCGACTCGTGAACAAGGGCGACGTCGTTCCAAAAGTGCCTGGAGTTTTCATGAACGAGAAGATGGGATTTCTTAGCAGGTGGCTGAGCTGGCTTCCATGGACGTACTTTCATGTTGGAGTTGAGGTCAGTTTAGGAAATAACTCTTCGTCCCACCAGAAGAGTGTTGCTTACTATCATCATTTAGAGGTTTATCTCCGCTTATTAGCCGGCTGTAAGGAAGACAATAACTAG